A DNA window from Amycolatopsis sp. DSM 110486 contains the following coding sequences:
- a CDS encoding WXG100 family type VII secretion target: MARILVDPATIHRAADDCNATTKDLKSSFDRLKEDLSKLTNTWTGAAKDNYLKAQADWDNSFNDLTQLLAQIAIALPEIADGYTKTDKDVENLF; encoded by the coding sequence ATGGCACGCATCCTCGTTGACCCGGCCACGATCCACCGGGCGGCTGACGACTGCAACGCGACCACCAAGGACCTGAAGTCCTCGTTCGACCGGCTCAAGGAAGACCTGAGCAAGCTCACGAACACCTGGACCGGTGCGGCCAAGGACAACTACCTGAAGGCCCAGGCCGACTGGGACAACAGCTTCAACGACCTCACCCAGCTGCTGGCGCAGATCGCCATCGCGCTGCCGGAGATCGCCGACGGTTACACCAAGACCGACAAGGACGTCGAGAACCTCTTCTGA
- the rpsI gene encoding 30S ribosomal protein S9 — protein MTSTETEAPVADEAVVATSETPAVETPAPETPAVDGAVATSESPAAPRPSRAAGGNAQTVGRRKEAVVRVRVVPGTGEFKLNGRTLAEYFPNKVHQQLIREPLVTVDKPDSFDIFANLHGGGISGQAGALRLAIARALVEVDADDRPALKKAGFLTRDARATERKKYGLKKARKAPQYSKR, from the coding sequence GTGACCAGCACCGAGACCGAGGCTCCTGTGGCCGACGAGGCCGTTGTCGCCACGTCGGAGACCCCCGCGGTCGAGACCCCCGCTCCCGAGACCCCCGCGGTCGACGGCGCTGTCGCCACGAGCGAGTCGCCGGCCGCCCCGCGTCCGTCGCGCGCCGCGGGTGGCAACGCCCAGACCGTCGGCCGTCGCAAGGAAGCCGTGGTCCGCGTCCGCGTCGTCCCCGGTACCGGTGAGTTCAAGCTCAACGGCCGCACCCTCGCGGAGTACTTCCCGAACAAGGTGCACCAGCAGCTCATCCGTGAGCCCCTGGTCACGGTCGACAAGCCGGACTCGTTCGACATCTTCGCCAACCTCCACGGCGGCGGCATCTCGGGCCAGGCCGGCGCTCTGCGCCTCGCCATCGCCCGCGCCCTGGTCGAGGTCGACGCCGACGACCGCCCGGCCCTCAAGAAGGCCGGCTTCCTGACCCGTGACGCGCGCGCCACGGAGCGGAAGAAGTACGGCCTCAAGAAGGCCCGTAAGGCTCCGCAGTACAGCAAGCGCTGA
- a CDS encoding WXG100 family type VII secretion target, translating to MAAGGFEGTPEEFTNAENQVTDVRVAMDQRLSTLQGEIEATRAGWDGEAAQAFNNVMQRFDESGKKLNQSLQRIADLLQEAGSKYQRTEAEQNEIVSSFNKGFGVLG from the coding sequence ATGGCGGCTGGCGGCTTTGAAGGAACTCCGGAAGAGTTCACCAACGCTGAGAACCAGGTCACCGACGTTCGCGTCGCGATGGACCAGCGGCTCTCCACGCTGCAGGGCGAGATCGAAGCCACTCGCGCGGGCTGGGACGGCGAAGCGGCTCAGGCGTTCAACAACGTCATGCAGCGCTTCGACGAGTCGGGCAAGAAGCTGAACCAGTCCCTCCAGCGCATTGCGGACCTGCTGCAGGAAGCCGGCTCCAAGTACCAGCGCACTGAAGCCGAGCAGAACGAAATCGTGAGCAGCTTCAACAAGGGCTTCGGCGTCCTCGGCTGA
- a CDS encoding DUF4333 domain-containing protein, whose product MTQPPEQHRQPQRWWQPPTAPASGGLGGQEAQYPGQWQQGPMQQGAAQQGAWQQPQNPQQQNPWSQGTPAQYPNTGGQPYANPQQYANPGAQPQPGVAPQQYPASGPQQYANPASAPQQQPYATGQQAQQVPGVPPQQQGAAFGGGFQPTTYGGLGAFSAEAVKKAPRSKRPWVITGAAVAVVIIGGGAAWLLGAFQGDTLDQKSLQDGVSRVLAENYGEPDVKNVTCPSGESTQNGTTFDCTLQLGGQPRKVTVRVLNDKPEYEVGAPH is encoded by the coding sequence ATGACCCAGCCGCCCGAGCAGCACCGGCAACCACAGCGGTGGTGGCAGCCGCCCACGGCGCCCGCGTCCGGCGGTCTTGGTGGGCAGGAAGCCCAGTACCCCGGCCAGTGGCAGCAGGGCCCGATGCAGCAGGGTGCAGCGCAGCAGGGTGCGTGGCAGCAGCCGCAAAACCCGCAGCAGCAAAACCCGTGGTCGCAGGGAACACCGGCGCAGTACCCGAACACCGGCGGACAGCCGTACGCCAACCCCCAGCAGTACGCGAACCCCGGAGCGCAGCCGCAGCCCGGCGTCGCCCCGCAGCAGTATCCGGCGAGTGGTCCGCAGCAGTACGCGAACCCGGCGAGCGCGCCGCAACAGCAGCCCTACGCCACCGGACAGCAGGCGCAGCAGGTGCCGGGCGTGCCGCCGCAACAGCAGGGCGCGGCGTTCGGCGGCGGGTTCCAGCCGACGACGTACGGCGGGCTCGGCGCGTTCTCCGCCGAAGCCGTGAAGAAGGCCCCGCGTTCGAAGCGGCCGTGGGTGATCACCGGCGCGGCCGTGGCCGTGGTGATCATCGGCGGCGGCGCGGCGTGGCTGCTCGGCGCGTTCCAAGGGGACACGCTCGACCAGAAGTCGTTGCAGGACGGCGTTTCCCGCGTGCTCGCCGAGAACTACGGCGAGCCCGACGTGAAGAACGTGACCTGCCCTTCGGGTGAGTCCACGCAGAACGGCACCACCTTCGACTGCACGCTGCAGCTCGGCGGGCAGCCGCGAAAGGTCACGGTGCGGGTGCTCAACGACAAGCCCGAGTACGAGGTCGGCGCGCCGCACTGA
- the rplM gene encoding 50S ribosomal protein L13 codes for MPTYSPKPGDVTRAWHVIDAEDVVLGRLATEVATLLRGKHKPTYAPHVDTGDFVVIVNAEKVALTGNKRDQKFAYRHSGYPGGLRKRSFGELLDTKPEHLVEKVVKGMLPKNKLGRAMAKKLKVYAGPQHPHAAQQPQAREITKIAQVAQ; via the coding sequence TTGCCCACGTACAGCCCCAAGCCCGGCGACGTCACTCGTGCCTGGCACGTGATCGACGCCGAGGATGTCGTGCTCGGCCGGCTCGCGACCGAGGTCGCCACGCTGCTGCGCGGCAAGCACAAGCCGACTTATGCCCCGCACGTGGACACCGGCGACTTCGTCGTCATCGTCAACGCCGAGAAGGTCGCGCTCACCGGTAACAAGCGCGACCAGAAGTTCGCGTACCGCCACAGTGGCTACCCCGGCGGTCTGCGCAAGCGTTCCTTCGGCGAGCTGCTCGACACCAAGCCCGAGCACCTTGTCGAAAAGGTCGTGAAGGGCATGCTGCCGAAGAACAAGCTCGGCCGCGCCATGGCCAAGAAGCTGAAGGTGTACGCCGGCCCGCAGCACCCGCACGCCGCGCAGCAGCCGCAGGCGCGCGAGATCACCAAGATCGCGCAGGTCGCGCAGTGA
- a CDS encoding type VII secretion-associated protein has translation MTVRVAVDFGTTSTCVVASVNGREPQVVVIDGQPLMSSAVFAAADGTLFVGQEAERQAAVDPSRYEPNPKRRIDEGDLLLGDSVLRVTDVVHAVLGRAVAEARRIAGDAEVDLLVLTHPADWGAIRTRLLRQAAGRLAREVALVPEPVAAAVYHAATFTPVAQPDGRTVEFSGRPGDALAVLDLGGGTVDVSVVRRLPEAGRGPSARGGFQVLATRGDPSFGGADIDQALLEHIGSLVSGADPDAWQQLVTGRELADRRRRRVLRQDVRGAKETLSRHTYTDVPMPPPFADAHVTREDLEKLIAAPLGRTVELTSAAIADAGLRPKQLTAIFLVGGSSRIPMISRLVHERTGVVPTSLDQPETVVARGALRAVLVDPDRTGALPGASVGRRAGALGGVPPVEQRTDVVRPGELPEGDGRTELLSRPAAPRVQPRPQSAPQAAPQPLSGPIPAVRPTPGRGFAGPAPSSARPPQPGGPGRPPGQPWPSETSATGKSAGRKRLWGIGAVVAVVVVVAAVVLFVVNRGGDDPAGLPGKTFVQYDFSVSAPQDWVQTSDQVAERQVILHPQDASAGNDLVVAQEFVMDYDATVDRAQLVKSLQAQAARDPNYSAFDPDLTYGGRTVIGYHQRKSDQLTVNWYVVVQGKIRVHVGCQYEAPALRQRVDTACEQIVRTLKITS, from the coding sequence GTGACGGTGCGGGTCGCGGTGGACTTCGGGACCACCAGCACCTGCGTCGTCGCCTCCGTCAACGGCCGCGAGCCGCAGGTCGTGGTGATCGACGGCCAGCCGTTGATGTCGTCGGCGGTCTTCGCGGCCGCCGACGGCACGCTGTTCGTCGGCCAGGAGGCCGAGCGGCAGGCGGCCGTCGACCCATCGCGCTACGAACCGAACCCGAAGCGGCGCATCGACGAGGGTGACCTGCTGCTCGGCGACTCCGTGCTGCGGGTCACCGACGTCGTCCACGCCGTGCTGGGCCGGGCGGTGGCCGAGGCGCGCCGCATCGCGGGCGACGCCGAGGTCGACCTGCTCGTGCTCACGCACCCCGCCGACTGGGGTGCGATCCGCACCCGTCTGCTGCGGCAGGCCGCGGGCCGGCTGGCGCGCGAGGTCGCGCTGGTGCCCGAACCGGTGGCCGCGGCCGTGTACCACGCGGCCACCTTCACACCCGTCGCGCAGCCGGACGGGCGGACCGTGGAGTTCAGCGGCCGGCCCGGAGACGCGCTCGCGGTGCTCGATCTCGGGGGCGGCACGGTCGACGTCAGCGTCGTGCGGCGGCTGCCCGAGGCCGGGCGTGGACCGAGTGCTCGTGGTGGCTTCCAGGTGCTCGCCACCCGCGGCGACCCGAGCTTCGGCGGGGCGGACATCGACCAGGCCCTGCTGGAGCACATCGGCTCGCTGGTGTCAGGGGCCGATCCGGACGCGTGGCAGCAGCTGGTCACGGGTCGCGAGCTCGCCGACCGGCGCCGCCGCCGCGTGCTGCGCCAGGACGTGCGCGGCGCGAAGGAGACGCTGTCGCGCCACACGTACACCGACGTGCCGATGCCGCCGCCGTTCGCCGACGCGCACGTGACCCGCGAGGACCTCGAGAAGCTCATCGCGGCGCCGCTCGGGCGCACGGTGGAGCTGACCAGCGCGGCGATCGCCGACGCCGGGCTGCGGCCCAAGCAGCTCACCGCGATCTTCCTCGTCGGCGGCTCGAGCCGGATCCCGATGATCTCCCGCCTGGTCCACGAGCGCACCGGCGTGGTGCCCACGAGCCTCGACCAGCCGGAGACGGTGGTGGCGCGCGGTGCGCTGCGGGCGGTGCTCGTGGACCCCGACCGCACGGGCGCGCTGCCCGGCGCCTCGGTGGGGCGCCGGGCCGGTGCTCTCGGTGGCGTTCCGCCGGTCGAGCAGCGCACCGACGTCGTGCGGCCCGGCGAGCTGCCCGAGGGCGACGGCCGTACCGAGCTGTTGTCGCGGCCCGCTGCACCACGGGTTCAGCCGAGGCCGCAATCAGCGCCCCAGGCGGCGCCCCAGCCATTGTCAGGGCCGATTCCAGCGGTGCGGCCGACGCCGGGCCGAGGCTTCGCGGGACCTGCTCCGAGCTCGGCGCGTCCCCCTCAGCCGGGTGGTCCAGGCCGCCCGCCGGGACAGCCGTGGCCGTCGGAGACCAGCGCCACCGGCAAGAGCGCCGGCCGGAAGCGGCTGTGGGGGATCGGCGCGGTCGTGGCGGTGGTCGTGGTCGTCGCCGCGGTGGTGCTGTTCGTGGTCAACCGGGGCGGCGACGACCCGGCGGGGCTGCCGGGCAAGACGTTCGTCCAATACGACTTCAGCGTCAGCGCGCCCCAGGACTGGGTCCAGACCTCCGACCAGGTCGCCGAGCGCCAGGTGATCCTGCACCCGCAGGACGCGTCGGCCGGCAACGACCTCGTGGTCGCCCAGGAGTTCGTGATGGACTACGACGCGACCGTCGACCGCGCGCAACTCGTGAAATCTTTGCAAGCGCAGGCGGCCAGGGACCCGAACTACAGCGCCTTCGATCCGGACCTGACGTACGGTGGCCGCACCGTGATCGGGTACCACCAGCGCAAGAGCGACCAGCTCACCGTGAACTGGTACGTGGTGGTGCAAGGGAAGATCCGGGTGCACGTGGGGTGCCAGTACGAAGCCCCCGCGTTGCGGCAACGCGTCGACACGGCCTGCGAGCAGATCGTGCGGACGCTGAAGATCACCAGCTGA
- the glmM gene encoding phosphoglucosamine mutase: protein MARLFGTDGVRGLANAELTPELALSLAASAARVLAAHDRSHRPVAVVGRDPRASGEMLEAAVVAGLASAGADVLRLGVLPTPAVAYLVGALEADLGVMISASHNPMPDNGIKLFAAGGHKLPDSIEDEIEAGLGGADVVRPTGSGVGRVSDASDALDLYLAHLVSATPHRLDGLKVVVDCANGASAVAAPEAYRRAGAEVVALHAEPDGININEHCGSNHPDLLRAAVVEHGADLGIAHDGDADRCVAVDASGELVDGDQIMAVLALALAEDGELVKDTLVATVMSNLGLHLAMKAHGITVVTTSVGDRYVLEELRASGLALGGEQSGHVVLPAHATTGDGLLTALRLMSRMASTGKKLAELASVMNRLPQVLVNVPVADKAAVAGSSEVRDAVGEVEAELGEEGRVLLRPSGTEQLVRVMVEAPAHSTAQAAADRLAGVVSAVS from the coding sequence ATGGCCCGACTGTTCGGCACCGACGGGGTACGAGGCCTGGCCAACGCCGAGCTGACCCCCGAGCTGGCGCTTTCGCTCGCGGCCAGCGCCGCGCGTGTGCTCGCCGCGCACGACCGTTCGCACCGCCCGGTGGCCGTGGTCGGCCGCGACCCGCGCGCCAGTGGCGAGATGCTGGAGGCCGCCGTGGTGGCGGGCCTCGCGTCCGCCGGCGCCGACGTGCTGCGCCTGGGCGTGCTGCCGACGCCCGCCGTCGCGTACCTCGTGGGTGCGCTGGAGGCCGATCTGGGCGTGATGATCTCGGCTTCGCACAACCCCATGCCGGACAACGGCATCAAGCTCTTCGCCGCGGGCGGGCACAAGCTCCCCGACAGCATCGAGGACGAGATCGAAGCCGGCCTCGGCGGCGCCGACGTCGTCCGCCCGACGGGCTCGGGCGTCGGCCGCGTGTCCGACGCCTCCGACGCGCTCGACCTGTACCTTGCCCACCTGGTCTCGGCCACGCCGCACCGCCTCGACGGCCTGAAGGTCGTGGTGGACTGCGCCAACGGCGCGTCCGCCGTCGCCGCCCCCGAGGCCTACCGCCGCGCCGGCGCCGAGGTCGTCGCCCTCCACGCGGAGCCCGACGGCATCAACATCAACGAGCACTGCGGTTCGAACCACCCCGACCTGCTCCGCGCCGCCGTCGTCGAGCACGGCGCCGACCTGGGCATCGCCCACGACGGCGACGCCGACCGCTGCGTCGCCGTCGACGCCTCGGGCGAGCTCGTGGACGGCGACCAGATCATGGCCGTGCTGGCCCTCGCGCTGGCCGAGGACGGCGAGCTGGTGAAGGACACGCTCGTCGCCACCGTGATGAGCAACCTGGGCCTGCACCTCGCGATGAAGGCCCACGGCATCACGGTCGTCACCACGTCCGTCGGCGACCGCTACGTGCTCGAAGAGCTGCGCGCCTCCGGCCTCGCCCTCGGCGGCGAACAGTCGGGCCACGTGGTCCTCCCCGCCCACGCCACCACCGGCGACGGCCTGCTGACCGCCCTGCGCCTCATGTCCCGCATGGCCTCCACCGGCAAGAAGCTCGCCGAGCTGGCGTCCGTGATGAACCGCCTGCCCCAGGTCCTCGTCAACGTCCCCGTCGCGGACAAGGCGGCCGTCGCGGGCTCCTCCGAAGTCCGCGACGCCGTCGGCGAGGTCGAAGCCGAACTCGGCGAAGAGGGCCGCGTCCTCCTGCGCCCCTCGGGCACCGAACAGCTCGTCCGCGTCATGGTCGAGGCCCCGGCCCACTCCACGGCCCAGGCTGCGGCGGACCGGCTGGCCGGCGTGGTGTCCGCGGTCTCCTGA